One Bacillota bacterium DNA segment encodes these proteins:
- the flgM gene encoding flagellar biosynthesis anti-sigma factor FlgM, which produces MKISNEQVRKVLQGYVREVENKKSAKAKTSGNKSEGVKAKGDSLVITARSEEAKKAKAAYAKLPEVRADLVDELKGKIESGDYEVSSKEVADKIIHRAIVDKMV; this is translated from the coding sequence TTGAAGATCTCTAATGAGCAGGTCAGAAAAGTTCTACAGGGATACGTACGGGAGGTCGAAAACAAGAAATCGGCCAAGGCTAAAACTTCGGGCAATAAATCCGAAGGCGTAAAGGCCAAAGGCGATTCACTTGTTATTACTGCCCGAAGTGAGGAGGCTAAAAAGGCAAAAGCAGCATATGCCAAGCTTCCAGAGGTGAGGGCCGATCTGGTTGATGAGCTTAAAGGCAAGATAGAGTCCGGCGATTATGAGGTCTCTAGTAAAGAAGTAGCCGATAAGATTATCCACCGTGCGATTGTAGATAAAATGGTCTAA
- a CDS encoding class I SAM-dependent methyltransferase, with product MNSAREIFDPKVYWENRLSDSFNLHGVGFKGLGNSFNHWFYKIKRKVFRKHIKSLRLNLPEIKVLDVGSGTGFFIDLWCELGVKHISGLDITETAVSKLRKKYPEKIFFRADISEEKYVLKGQQYDVVSAFDVLFHIVDDDKYKNAIKNIADLIKPGGYLIFSDNFLHGETFRTQHQVCHTLNNIEEILAKAGFDIIKRKPMCYFMNYPIDSEKVIFKKVWSLIQKNTARGEKYGNRIGAILYPIESLAIRIFRESPTTEIMICRKK from the coding sequence ATGAACAGCGCAAGGGAGATATTCGACCCTAAGGTCTATTGGGAAAATAGATTGAGCGATTCTTTTAATTTACATGGCGTTGGCTTCAAGGGGTTAGGTAATTCTTTCAATCATTGGTTTTATAAAATAAAGAGAAAAGTTTTCCGCAAGCATATAAAATCTCTTCGACTTAATCTACCAGAGATCAAGGTTTTAGACGTAGGTTCTGGTACTGGCTTTTTTATTGACCTATGGTGTGAATTAGGCGTTAAGCACATTTCAGGTCTTGATATAACAGAGACGGCAGTCTCCAAACTTAGAAAAAAGTATCCCGAAAAAATATTTTTCAGGGCAGATATTAGCGAGGAAAAATACGTATTGAAGGGTCAGCAGTACGATGTTGTCAGTGCTTTTGATGTTCTTTTTCATATCGTAGATGACGATAAGTACAAGAACGCGATAAAAAATATAGCTGACCTTATAAAACCAGGGGGCTACCTTATCTTTTCCGACAACTTTCTTCACGGTGAGACTTTTAGAACACAACACCAAGTCTGCCACACGCTCAATAATATTGAAGAGATATTAGCGAAAGCTGGATTTGACATTATAAAACGAAAACCGATGTGTTATTTTATGAACTACCCAATCGATTCTGAGAAGGTTATCTTTAAAAAAGTGTGGAGCCTGATCCAAAAAAATACCGCACGAGGAGAAAAATATGGAAATCGGATAGGTGCGATACTTTATCCGATTGAGTCGCTCGCAATCAGAATTTTTAGAGAAAGCCCAACAACCGAGATAATGATTTGTAGAAAGAAATAA
- the csrA gene encoding carbon storage regulator CsrA, with amino-acid sequence MLVLTRKVNESITIGHDIEVFIVEIKDDHVKIGIKAPKDVPVYRQEIYKSILEENTLAAAASKAALENASEVLPKFALKNP; translated from the coding sequence ATGCTTGTTTTAACAAGGAAAGTTAATGAGAGTATAACTATAGGTCATGATATCGAGGTCTTCATTGTCGAAATTAAGGATGACCACGTAAAAATCGGTATCAAAGCGCCAAAAGATGTCCCCGTGTACCGCCAGGAAATATATAAATCCATCCTTGAAGAAAACACGCTGGCCGCTGCCGCCTCAAAAGCAGCTCTTGAAAATGCCAGCGAGGTACTCCCGAAATTTGCTCTGAAAAATCCTTAA
- a CDS encoding flagellar assembly protein FliW, with the protein MEFATTRFGPVEVKEENIIRFIDEIPGFPDAERFILIPHAKGSPFSWLQSVEMPEVAFVVTNPWLFFENYEPIISEADLDRIEPEGKLDENLVVLSILTIPDDPRRITANLKAPIIINSRNNTAKQVILANDNYFTKHPLIPDSQEQ; encoded by the coding sequence ATGGAGTTTGCTACAACTCGCTTCGGGCCTGTTGAGGTAAAAGAAGAAAATATAATAAGGTTTATCGATGAGATACCAGGCTTTCCCGATGCGGAGAGGTTTATACTGATACCGCACGCCAAGGGCAGCCCTTTTAGCTGGCTTCAATCCGTTGAGATGCCGGAGGTTGCTTTTGTAGTGACGAACCCTTGGCTGTTTTTTGAAAACTACGAACCAATTATCAGTGAAGCTGATTTGGACAGGATTGAACCGGAGGGTAAGCTGGATGAGAATCTAGTTGTGCTATCGATTCTGACAATACCAGATGACCCACGTAGGATAACGGCCAACTTAAAAGCGCCGATTATAATTAATTCGAGGAACAATACGGCTAAACAAGTAATATTGGCAAATGATAACTATTTTACTAAACATCCGTTGATACCAGATTCACAGGAGCAATAA
- a CDS encoding flagellar protein FlgN, whose amino-acid sequence MKVDAAALIDILKSEKEAYQDLLDLSKKEQGLIVEGDAEGLIDVVRAEERLMFVVRDLEDRRQALLYEEAPDRKQSPPKLSTIVKNFDEQAASEALRLKNEILLIVNDLSETKQTNGELLKRSISYVNHMLMMLLPVESPTYSNKPNPQSSSPRLFDGRA is encoded by the coding sequence TTGAAGGTAGACGCAGCTGCTCTAATCGACATACTAAAGAGCGAGAAGGAAGCATACCAGGACCTTTTGGATCTATCAAAAAAAGAACAAGGTTTAATTGTTGAAGGGGATGCGGAAGGACTCATAGATGTTGTTAGGGCGGAAGAGCGTCTCATGTTTGTTGTTCGTGACCTTGAAGACAGAAGACAGGCTCTTTTGTATGAAGAAGCACCCGATCGCAAACAATCTCCACCCAAATTATCGACGATAGTCAAAAATTTCGATGAGCAGGCAGCCAGCGAGGCTTTAAGGCTCAAAAACGAGATCCTCTTAATTGTAAATGATCTAAGCGAGACCAAGCAAACCAACGGCGAGCTTCTAAAGAGAAGCATAAGCTATGTAAACCATATGCTTATGATGCTGCTGCCGGTTGAGAGCCCAACTTACAGCAACAAACCCAATCCTCAAAGCTCCAGCCCAAGACTATTCGACGGAAGAGCATAA
- the flgL gene encoding flagellar hook-associated protein FlgL: MRVTNNMLQSTILKNIAASYERLEKYQAQLSTGKLYQRPSDNPAAINQSLNIKARLKDMDQRLNNINDGLAWLNTTDAALRNAIDVFHRVRELAVRGANSTNSQSELNSLAAEVDQLLENIINIANTTYADRYIFAGYQTTTAPFSKNIPGPPPPEVNYNGDSGAINYEIEKGVNVQVNMNGNAVFKAPTDVFQVVADLRDHLLAGDYGAVSQDIDRVDDAMEMITNALMVVGARVNRLELAKDKIEQDKINLSGILSNIEDADMLDVIMKLKMEENVYQSALMTGSMAMQKSLIDFLD, translated from the coding sequence ATGAGGGTAACAAATAATATGCTTCAAAGCACGATACTTAAGAATATAGCGGCCTCTTATGAGCGCTTAGAGAAATACCAGGCTCAGCTATCGACCGGCAAGCTTTATCAAAGGCCCTCGGATAATCCTGCTGCTATAAACCAATCTTTAAATATAAAAGCAAGGCTAAAAGACATGGACCAGCGTTTAAACAATATCAACGACGGTCTTGCTTGGCTAAATACCACCGATGCTGCCCTTAGAAACGCCATAGATGTCTTTCACAGGGTAAGGGAACTTGCTGTAAGGGGTGCAAACAGCACTAATTCACAAAGCGAGCTCAATTCTCTTGCCGCTGAGGTAGACCAGCTGTTGGAAAATATAATCAACATAGCAAACACAACCTATGCTGATAGGTATATTTTTGCAGGTTACCAAACGACCACAGCACCATTTAGCAAAAATATCCCTGGACCACCACCTCCTGAGGTTAACTATAATGGCGATAGTGGAGCTATTAATTACGAGATTGAAAAAGGGGTCAATGTTCAGGTAAACATGAACGGGAATGCGGTGTTTAAAGCCCCGACCGATGTCTTTCAAGTAGTAGCTGACCTTCGTGACCACTTACTTGCCGGCGATTACGGTGCGGTTTCGCAGGATATCGACAGAGTAGATGATGCAATGGAGATGATAACCAATGCGTTAATGGTAGTCGGTGCAAGAGTAAACCGCCTTGAGCTTGCCAAGGACAAGATTGAACAGGATAAGATTAATTTAAGTGGCATCTTAAGCAACATAGAAGATGCTGATATGCTAGATGTTATTATGAAACTTAAGATGGAGGAAAACGTCTACCAGTCGGCACTTATGACCGGTAGTATGGCAATGCAAAAATCGCTGATTGATTTTCTGGATTAG
- a CDS encoding glycosyltransferase, translating to MPSDKLTSIIILSHNQLEYTKLCIESIFRYTIAPFELILVDNGSTDGTIDYLESVFGAKVIKNATNQGFTKGFNQGIKEARGDYVVLLNNDVVVTDHWLDNMIECLESEESIGIVGPLSNHAKGSQTIRADYDTLDAMHIFAKEFNRQGREKWFETDDIDAFCMLVKREVIEKVGLLDEDYNLSSFADSDYCMRATMAGYRLICAGNTFVYHFGGRTYLGDGTSLDEIKKHSQKDQEIFDEKWGIQGLKEQDDPGAVDITAELHVALFTKMRLDTNSFEANRGELSRQYHKGLGYYFDGRVTEALSVFKKLQERIPSSIYVKQMLALTLMMIGKFAEAEPILAGILKQQHGDLSLLLSYADCLTASGKFDEADSYYKKALEAQPSCLSARMGLLITQRIKDQPELLKFINNLEALTNLKSQTARERNEHFAVTYLTVNHGVGGGPKIIFEHVNRLKERGHDVHVVSNWSQPDWFDLRTKVIKVPFGKNITDFIPPESDVVIATFWTQAQELFKVKRSAYAHFAQGDQYLFEKNHEKRTSGYNPEIQRLADINNSLPVPLFVVSEGMRELIRGFYDRESEIIPCAIDLDLFKPRRRRKRQRPKLLMIGPDDLAFKGLYYINEAYQRIKKERDVEIVWVSPKPRSSLQIKCDTFVQKPSQEELAKIYADCDIFVYASIYDAFPLPPLEAMASGTPLVVTISEGTKSYIKDGVNCLAVPFRDTESIYAAVNHLLDNDLLRERVIKGGLETAANYNWTRTIDILEEKLWNLALNPTPPLLAVLPEEAIKKGETRTNTERATDRRNPYYGDIIKLVPTDAKRVLDVGCMTGVAGRALKDRGVAEIVGIEIKEKVSEEDKQYLDRVVASNIEKIDLDYPEKYFDCIVLFDVLEHLYNPWQVMADLRHYLAPDGKIICGISNVGHVSILAQLLKGSWKYEDNGILDITHLRFFTLEGIIALLNSAGFKVENIATKAAYNPDEADFLNKLHASGLVSDEYLKHAVIQFFVLTAVPMRNQVAKTLPTAKPEKIANVKKQHRQEMAPVEQLSTSRTAVVQDRPARQRPKLSLAMIVKNEADNLGRCLRSIRDVVDEIVIVDTGSTDNTVEIAEEFGAKVIYYKWKDDFADARNLSLDHATGEWVMYLDADEELVQDDKDLLRQLLDDTDFEGFFFNELNYVGDKAEDGAVAHLAFRLWRNKPEYRFKGALHEQIVATVQSHNPKLGYTSIRLHHYGYLNKATRDKDKIQRNLNILMREVEKYPDDPFIRFNLGGEYLRVRDYEKALEQYKKAFANLSNLDLAYASLLIKNIAICLRELGRYDDALKVLVDAEEAYPDYTDLFFIDGLVHLDKKDFTSAIDKFKKCLQLGPAGKTHISQPGMGGYMAAYSLARAYRALGNEHEALLMYRRALEDNPRDCITLADVGLMLIHRENPNALKRFLESLVDMTFEDTIVTLSFIFNQAGQYDISLNYLNRLAKKSTNPAKVALLRGECLLNLNRYQEAVAELEKIPESSQHYPLAALNKTLCYTLMGGYKSASELLDSITGYKDYGLIRDLYLAFVDLLRGNPVSLQVKAKQREQAQRIVADFLRKVLQLQEFDVFEKAIELLKQIGFSLGESNLLLGKIYYDVGYNEMAVEALIRAYENNCADGEAFFILGRTAFENAFYEEAKTFLTEALNRGIEEISLYISLARTLIKLGEVNHALEILDAGAKKYPESPLIAEIRRSISILV from the coding sequence GTGCCCAGCGATAAACTAACCAGCATAATAATCCTCAGCCATAACCAACTGGAATACACCAAACTCTGTATCGAGAGCATATTTCGCTACACAATTGCACCGTTTGAATTAATACTTGTCGATAATGGCTCAACCGATGGTACGATTGATTATCTTGAATCGGTCTTTGGCGCAAAAGTTATCAAAAATGCAACTAATCAGGGCTTTACTAAGGGATTCAATCAGGGCATTAAGGAAGCCAGAGGTGATTATGTTGTACTGCTTAATAACGACGTTGTTGTTACAGATCATTGGCTAGATAATATGATTGAGTGCCTGGAAAGTGAAGAGAGCATAGGTATTGTCGGACCTCTTTCCAATCACGCTAAAGGTTCCCAAACTATTAGGGCAGATTACGATACCCTGGATGCCATGCATATCTTCGCCAAGGAGTTTAACCGGCAGGGAAGAGAAAAATGGTTTGAAACAGATGATATCGACGCTTTTTGTATGTTGGTGAAGCGCGAAGTAATCGAAAAGGTTGGCCTACTCGATGAAGACTATAACTTAAGCTCATTTGCCGATAGCGATTACTGTATGCGCGCTACAATGGCGGGATATCGTTTAATTTGCGCGGGTAATACATTTGTCTACCACTTTGGTGGCCGTACCTATCTTGGCGATGGGACGAGCTTAGATGAAATAAAAAAACATTCTCAAAAGGACCAGGAGATATTTGATGAGAAATGGGGGATTCAAGGACTCAAGGAACAAGATGATCCTGGTGCTGTAGACATCACAGCAGAGCTTCATGTGGCGCTTTTTACGAAGATGAGATTGGATACCAATTCATTCGAAGCCAATCGCGGTGAGCTGTCAAGACAGTATCATAAAGGGCTTGGATACTATTTCGATGGAAGGGTCACAGAAGCGTTATCAGTATTTAAGAAGCTGCAAGAAAGAATTCCATCTTCCATTTACGTAAAGCAAATGCTGGCTCTAACTCTTATGATGATAGGAAAGTTTGCCGAAGCAGAACCTATTCTTGCAGGTATATTGAAACAGCAACACGGTGATCTGAGCCTCCTGCTTTCCTATGCAGATTGTCTAACCGCTAGTGGTAAGTTTGACGAAGCAGATTCGTATTATAAGAAGGCTCTTGAGGCGCAGCCATCCTGCCTTTCGGCTCGGATGGGTTTACTGATTACCCAAAGAATTAAGGACCAGCCAGAACTGTTGAAATTCATCAACAACCTTGAGGCTTTAACTAACCTGAAAAGCCAGACTGCGAGAGAGCGCAATGAGCATTTTGCTGTGACCTACCTTACGGTAAATCATGGGGTAGGCGGGGGACCAAAAATTATTTTTGAGCACGTAAATCGCTTAAAAGAGCGAGGCCATGATGTGCATGTTGTATCCAACTGGTCACAGCCTGACTGGTTTGACCTTAGAACTAAGGTGATCAAAGTGCCTTTTGGCAAAAATATAACCGATTTTATTCCTCCAGAAAGCGATGTTGTTATTGCTACATTCTGGACGCAAGCACAAGAACTGTTCAAGGTTAAGAGATCTGCCTATGCTCATTTTGCTCAAGGGGACCAATATCTTTTTGAAAAGAACCATGAAAAGCGAACCTCTGGCTACAATCCCGAAATCCAGAGGCTTGCAGACATAAATAATTCGCTTCCCGTACCCTTGTTTGTGGTTTCAGAAGGGATGAGGGAGTTGATACGGGGCTTCTACGACCGGGAGAGCGAAATAATTCCTTGCGCTATTGATCTGGACTTGTTTAAGCCAAGGCGCAGGCGCAAGCGGCAGAGACCAAAATTGTTGATGATTGGTCCAGATGACCTCGCTTTCAAGGGGCTCTACTATATAAATGAAGCCTACCAGAGGATAAAGAAAGAGCGTGATGTTGAGATTGTTTGGGTTTCGCCCAAGCCACGGTCTTCACTGCAGATAAAGTGCGACACATTTGTGCAGAAGCCAAGCCAGGAAGAGCTAGCTAAGATCTATGCCGATTGCGATATTTTTGTTTATGCGTCCATATATGATGCTTTCCCACTACCACCGCTTGAAGCTATGGCAAGCGGAACCCCGCTTGTTGTAACAATAAGTGAAGGCACAAAGAGCTATATAAAAGATGGTGTAAATTGTTTAGCAGTGCCTTTCCGTGATACGGAATCCATCTACGCTGCGGTAAACCACTTGCTTGACAACGACCTTCTGCGCGAGCGGGTGATAAAAGGCGGACTTGAGACGGCGGCTAATTACAACTGGACACGAACAATTGACATACTTGAAGAAAAGCTCTGGAACCTTGCCTTAAACCCGACACCCCCGCTTCTTGCCGTTTTGCCTGAAGAAGCAATAAAGAAGGGAGAGACCCGTACTAACACAGAGAGAGCCACAGATAGAAGAAATCCCTACTACGGCGATATTATCAAGCTGGTGCCGACTGACGCGAAGCGGGTTCTTGATGTGGGTTGCATGACCGGGGTTGCCGGAAGGGCTCTTAAGGACCGTGGCGTGGCCGAGATTGTGGGAATAGAAATTAAGGAAAAAGTTTCTGAGGAAGATAAGCAATATCTTGATAGGGTTGTTGCGTCCAATATCGAAAAAATCGACCTTGATTATCCCGAGAAATATTTTGATTGCATAGTTCTTTTTGATGTGCTTGAGCACCTTTATAACCCGTGGCAGGTTATGGCCGACTTAAGACATTATCTTGCGCCTGATGGCAAGATAATATGCGGTATCTCAAATGTAGGGCATGTTTCTATATTAGCTCAACTGCTTAAAGGCTCATGGAAGTATGAAGACAACGGTATTCTGGATATAACCCACCTAAGATTTTTTACGCTGGAGGGAATCATAGCGCTTTTAAACTCAGCAGGTTTTAAGGTTGAAAACATTGCAACCAAGGCTGCTTATAATCCTGACGAGGCTGACTTCCTTAACAAGCTACATGCAAGTGGGCTGGTATCTGATGAATACTTAAAACATGCGGTCATCCAGTTTTTTGTACTTACTGCAGTACCGATGAGAAACCAAGTTGCTAAGACCCTACCTACTGCTAAGCCGGAAAAGATAGCTAATGTTAAGAAACAACATCGCCAAGAAATGGCGCCTGTGGAACAGTTATCTACTTCCAGGACGGCAGTTGTTCAAGATAGGCCAGCCAGACAAAGACCAAAGCTTTCTCTTGCAATGATAGTCAAGAATGAAGCAGATAACTTAGGGCGATGTCTGAGAAGCATCAGAGATGTGGTTGATGAGATAGTTATCGTTGATACCGGTTCTACGGATAATACCGTAGAGATCGCTGAGGAATTCGGCGCGAAAGTTATCTACTACAAGTGGAAAGACGATTTTGCAGACGCGCGAAATTTGTCCCTTGACCATGCAACTGGTGAGTGGGTAATGTACCTGGATGCCGATGAAGAGCTGGTGCAAGATGATAAAGACTTGCTAAGGCAGTTGCTAGACGATACAGACTTCGAAGGGTTCTTCTTTAATGAGCTTAATTATGTAGGCGATAAAGCAGAGGATGGTGCAGTTGCCCACCTCGCATTTAGGCTTTGGAGGAATAAGCCTGAGTATAGGTTTAAGGGTGCGTTGCATGAGCAAATAGTAGCCACCGTCCAATCTCATAATCCTAAGCTTGGCTACACCAGCATAAGACTCCACCATTACGGTTATTTAAATAAGGCGACCAGGGATAAGGATAAAATCCAGCGCAATTTAAATATCCTTATGAGAGAGGTTGAGAAGTACCCGGATGACCCATTTATCAGGTTTAATCTCGGAGGCGAGTACCTAAGGGTCAGAGACTATGAAAAAGCGTTAGAACAGTATAAGAAGGCTTTTGCTAACCTGTCAAACCTCGACTTGGCTTATGCCTCTTTGTTGATAAAAAATATTGCTATTTGCTTAAGGGAATTGGGCCGATATGATGACGCCCTAAAGGTACTGGTTGACGCTGAGGAGGCGTATCCTGATTACACCGATCTCTTCTTTATTGATGGTTTGGTCCACTTAGATAAGAAAGATTTTACAAGTGCCATAGATAAGTTCAAGAAATGCCTGCAGCTTGGTCCAGCAGGGAAGACCCATATAAGCCAGCCGGGCATGGGTGGCTATATGGCCGCTTATAGTCTTGCCCGAGCATATAGAGCCCTTGGTAATGAGCACGAAGCTCTATTAATGTATAGAAGAGCTCTTGAAGATAACCCGCGGGATTGTATTACACTTGCTGACGTGGGTCTAATGCTTATTCACCGCGAAAATCCAAACGCGTTAAAAAGATTCCTTGAGTCACTTGTCGATATGACGTTTGAAGATACAATCGTGACACTCTCGTTCATCTTTAATCAGGCGGGCCAGTACGATATTAGCCTTAATTATCTCAATAGGCTTGCAAAGAAAAGTACAAATCCTGCTAAGGTTGCACTGCTGCGGGGAGAGTGCTTGTTAAATCTAAACCGTTATCAAGAAGCCGTAGCCGAGCTTGAGAAAATTCCAGAATCAAGCCAGCATTATCCGTTGGCTGCGCTTAATAAGACCCTTTGCTATACTCTTATGGGTGGTTATAAGAGCGCGTCAGAATTGCTAGATTCCATAACAGGCTATAAGGATTACGGTCTTATCCGCGACTTGTATTTAGCTTTTGTGGATCTATTGCGCGGTAATCCTGTATCTCTGCAGGTAAAAGCCAAGCAAAGGGAACAAGCTCAGCGCATTGTTGCAGACTTCTTACGAAAAGTCCTTCAGCTACAAGAGTTCGATGTCTTTGAAAAGGCTATTGAATTGTTAAAGCAAATCGGTTTCTCGCTGGGGGAGAGTAACCTATTGCTTGGGAAGATTTACTACGATGTCGGCTACAACGAGATGGCAGTTGAAGCGTTAATTCGTGCCTATGAAAACAACTGTGCTGACGGGGAGGCGTTTTTTATCTTGGGACGCACCGCTTTTGAGAATGCATTTTACGAAGAAGCAAAGACGTTTCTTACCGAAGCATTAAATAGGGGAATAGAGGAAATTTCCCTCTATATATCTTTAGCGCGTACCCTTATTAAGCTTGGGGAAGTAAACCATGCGTTAGAGATACTTGATGCTGGAGCTAAGAAATACCCAGAATCGCCGCTTATCGCTGAAATAAGGAGGAGCATTAGTATTTTAGTTTAA
- the flgK gene encoding flagellar hook-associated protein FlgK — translation MDGLFGIEIARKALSAAQYGMDVTSHNIANANTPGYTRQRALLGTTTPFPAPYWNRPLIQGQLGTGVEVKTIERMRDGYFDSQMRLEGQSLGSWQIKDNAMKQIETIFNEPSEAGLLNIMGEFWNAWQQLSKNPESLSIRANVVEMGRTLATSFNQLDDKLSRLQDNLNEQIKTKVDDINNIAQRIMALNQDILRVKAYGNQPNDLLDQRDNLIDELSRLADVQIVGMDNGAIQIFLDGRLLVGEHEVDLLQVTSNPSNNGYYDVVWAVDGAQVGLNGGEVKSLLDTRDITVNKYKGKLDTLASNLATEVNALHNAGFGLDGTTGWNFFDTTNLPITAKNITISTDVTDLNHIAAASAWPLPNGAPGDNSNALAIGQLKDKLIGALGSITLDDYYRSIVTDYGIESQEAGRMVTNGKLYFELIETHRQSVSGVSLDEEASNMIKFQRAYQAAAKVVVAFDEMLDVLINGLVKW, via the coding sequence ATGGATGGATTATTCGGCATAGAAATAGCGAGGAAAGCACTATCGGCCGCTCAATACGGCATGGATGTTACCTCGCATAACATAGCAAATGCCAACACTCCCGGATATACAAGGCAGAGGGCACTTCTTGGTACGACCACACCATTTCCAGCCCCTTACTGGAATAGGCCCCTTATCCAGGGCCAGCTTGGCACTGGTGTTGAGGTAAAGACAATCGAGAGGATGCGAGACGGATACTTTGACAGCCAGATGAGGCTTGAGGGCCAATCTTTAGGTAGTTGGCAGATAAAAGACAATGCAATGAAGCAGATTGAGACCATATTTAACGAGCCATCTGAGGCGGGCCTTTTAAATATCATGGGTGAGTTTTGGAATGCATGGCAGCAACTCAGTAAGAACCCAGAGAGTTTGTCGATAAGGGCCAATGTGGTTGAGATGGGCCGAACACTTGCAACATCTTTTAACCAGCTGGACGACAAACTATCCCGCCTACAGGACAATTTAAATGAGCAGATAAAGACAAAGGTTGATGACATAAACAATATTGCACAAAGAATCATGGCGTTAAACCAGGATATATTAAGGGTAAAGGCTTATGGTAATCAGCCAAACGATCTTTTAGACCAAAGAGATAATCTAATCGATGAACTCTCAAGACTTGCCGATGTTCAGATTGTTGGCATGGATAACGGTGCCATACAGATATTCTTAGACGGGAGGCTGCTTGTCGGGGAGCATGAGGTAGACCTTTTGCAGGTTACATCAAACCCTTCTAATAATGGATACTATGATGTTGTGTGGGCGGTAGATGGCGCTCAGGTTGGCCTCAACGGTGGCGAGGTAAAGTCGCTCCTCGATACGAGAGATATTACGGTCAACAAGTATAAGGGCAAACTGGATACGCTTGCATCCAATCTGGCAACCGAGGTAAATGCGCTTCATAATGCCGGTTTTGGTTTAGATGGAACGACTGGTTGGAATTTCTTTGATACCACAAATTTGCCGATAACAGCGAAGAATATCACAATAAGCACCGACGTCACTGATTTAAATCACATTGCTGCTGCATCGGCATGGCCGCTTCCAAACGGTGCACCCGGCGATAACTCGAATGCGCTTGCTATCGGTCAGCTAAAGGACAAACTGATTGGCGCTCTAGGCTCGATTACCCTGGATGATTACTACCGCTCAATTGTTACCGACTACGGTATCGAATCCCAGGAAGCCGGCAGGATGGTGACTAACGGTAAGCTTTATTTCGAGTTGATCGAGACGCATCGCCAATCTGTGTCCGGTGTTTCTCTGGATGAGGAAGCGTCAAATATGATCAAGTTCCAGAGAGCTTATCAGGCTGCAGCAAAGGTTGTTGTTGCCTTTGATGAGATGCTTGATGTTCTTATAAACGGTTTGGTTAAGTGGTAG
- a CDS encoding flagellin FliC, with protein MGFTINTNIEAMNANRNMGITAASMAKTMERLSSGLRINRAADDAAGLSISEKLRGQVNGLRRATANAQDAISLIQVAEGSLNETHSILQRIRELAVQAANDTLGSQERDSIQQEIDSLLEEIDRIASTTTYGGGMKLLDGTQSATALNFQIGANSGQSIAVTIAEATVSALSISGVSITSHTLASQAIVSIDAAINTISTQRSKLGAIQNRLEHTIANLGVNAENVAAAESRIRDADVAAEMVSFTRAQILSQSGMAALAQANTSRQMVLQLLR; from the coding sequence ATGGGTTTCACGATTAACACCAACATCGAGGCCATGAACGCTAACCGTAACATGGGCATCACCGCGGCTAGCATGGCCAAGACAATGGAAAGACTATCATCCGGCCTTCGCATCAACCGTGCAGCCGATGACGCAGCCGGTCTTTCCATTTCTGAGAAATTGAGGGGCCAGGTTAACGGTCTTCGCAGGGCCACTGCAAACGCTCAGGACGCTATTTCTCTAATCCAGGTAGCTGAGGGCTCACTCAATGAGACTCACAGCATCCTGCAAAGGATTAGGGAGCTAGCAGTACAGGCTGCTAACGATACCTTAGGTTCACAGGAAAGAGATTCAATTCAGCAAGAGATCGACAGCTTACTTGAAGAGATCGATCGTATTGCAAGTACCACCACCTACGGTGGCGGCATGAAGCTTCTCGACGGTACCCAATCAGCCACTGCCCTTAACTTCCAGATTGGGGCAAACAGTGGCCAGTCAATTGCTGTAACTATTGCTGAGGCCACCGTTTCAGCTCTGTCAATCAGCGGTGTTAGCATTACTTCGCATACCTTAGCCAGCCAGGCTATTGTAAGCATTGACGCAGCTATCAATACAATATCTACCCAGAGAAGCAAACTTGGTGCTATCCAGAACAGGCTGGAGCACACCATCGCAAACCTCGGTGTTAACGCAGAAAACGTTGCAGCCGCCGAGTCCCGTATCCGCGATGCTGATGTTGCCGCTGAGATGGTTAGCTTCACCAGGGCTCAGATCCTTTCACAGTCTGGTATGGCAGCTTTGGCTCAGGCCAACACCAGCCGCCAGATGGTTCTGCAGCTTTTAAGGTAG